One window of Akkermansia biwaensis genomic DNA carries:
- the clpB gene encoding ATP-dependent chaperone ClpB produces the protein MLNNLTTKFQEALMQAQQAAGRLGKPEISSLDVLVALLEQEGGILPPILRKASCDPGLLLQAAKSEVAHEPTQSGASTQPQIGRDLATVMQAAEEERKKLKDDYLSVEHFMLGALDTQNKVHQLTDTFGLTKDNYLAAMKEVRGNQRVTDDNPEGKYQTLEKYGTDLTARARAGKIDPVIGRDTEIRRVLQILSRRTKNNPVLIGEPGVGKTAIAEGLARRIVNGDVPESMRNKRIVSLNIGSMLAGAKYRGEFEERLKSFLKEVTESNGEIILFIDELHTIVGAGASEGAVDASNLLKPALARGELRTIGATTLDEYRKYIEKDAALERRFQPVMVAEPSVEDTIAILRGLKERYEVHHGVRITDAAIVAAATLSDRYISDRFLPDKAVDLVDEAAARLKIELDSMPSEIDQIERETMQLEMERQALAKEEDADSKARLEKITKELADLKEKSGSMIAQWKSEKAALDAVRVEQEKIEALKIESERAKRMGDLTRASEITYGELPEAERALAEGKEKLNKMQKADGGLLKEEVTEADIAKVVATWTGIPAARLQEGERAKLVHMEERLGARVIGQKQAVKAVSDAVRRARAGLQDENRPIGSFMFLGPTGVGKTELSKALAEFLFDDENAMIRIDMSEYMEKHSVARLIGAPPGYVGYEEGGQLSEAVRRRPYCVILFDEIEKAHPDVFNVLLQVLDDGRITDGQGRTVDFRNTVIIMTSNIGSQYILNEINAEQREAKAMEALRGHFRPEFLNRIDEIIIFDRLTAEELKGIVDIQLQRVRKRLEAKGLFLRMTPEATALVADHGFDPVYGARPLKRAIQHDLLDPLSLKLLEGDFPEGTEIVVREKGGKLDFTKEKK, from the coding sequence ATGCTTAATAATCTAACAACAAAATTTCAAGAAGCGCTGATGCAGGCGCAGCAGGCCGCGGGGCGGCTGGGAAAGCCGGAAATCTCTTCTCTTGATGTTCTGGTGGCGTTGTTGGAGCAGGAAGGCGGCATTCTGCCTCCCATTCTCCGCAAGGCATCCTGTGATCCGGGACTTCTCCTTCAGGCCGCAAAGAGTGAAGTGGCCCATGAACCCACCCAGAGCGGAGCTTCCACACAGCCGCAGATAGGCCGTGACCTGGCTACCGTGATGCAGGCCGCGGAGGAAGAGCGCAAAAAGCTCAAGGACGACTACCTCAGTGTGGAACATTTCATGCTGGGCGCCCTGGACACGCAGAACAAGGTGCACCAGCTGACCGACACGTTCGGCCTGACCAAGGACAATTATCTGGCCGCCATGAAGGAAGTGCGCGGCAACCAGCGCGTAACGGACGACAATCCGGAAGGCAAGTACCAGACGCTGGAAAAATACGGCACGGACCTGACGGCCCGCGCCCGCGCCGGAAAAATCGACCCGGTGATCGGCCGTGACACGGAAATCCGCCGCGTACTCCAGATACTTTCCCGCAGAACCAAGAACAATCCCGTGCTCATCGGCGAGCCCGGCGTAGGGAAGACCGCCATTGCGGAAGGTCTGGCGCGCCGCATCGTGAACGGCGACGTTCCGGAAAGCATGCGCAACAAGCGCATCGTGTCCCTGAACATCGGGTCCATGCTTGCCGGGGCCAAGTATCGCGGGGAATTCGAGGAACGCTTGAAATCTTTCCTGAAGGAAGTGACGGAATCCAACGGTGAAATCATCCTCTTCATTGACGAACTGCACACCATTGTGGGAGCGGGCGCCAGCGAAGGGGCCGTGGATGCGTCCAACCTGCTCAAGCCCGCCCTGGCGCGCGGCGAACTGCGTACCATCGGCGCGACGACGCTGGACGAATACCGCAAGTACATTGAAAAGGATGCCGCCCTGGAACGCCGGTTCCAGCCCGTCATGGTGGCGGAACCCAGCGTGGAGGATACGATCGCCATTCTGCGCGGATTAAAGGAACGGTATGAAGTGCACCACGGCGTGCGCATCACGGATGCCGCCATCGTGGCCGCCGCCACTCTTTCCGACCGCTACATTTCCGACCGGTTCCTGCCCGACAAGGCGGTGGACCTGGTGGACGAGGCCGCCGCCCGGCTCAAGATTGAACTGGACTCCATGCCTTCGGAAATTGACCAGATTGAACGCGAAACTATGCAGCTCGAAATGGAGCGGCAGGCGCTCGCGAAGGAGGAAGACGCGGACAGCAAGGCCCGTCTGGAAAAGATCACCAAGGAACTGGCTGACCTGAAGGAAAAATCCGGTTCGATGATTGCCCAGTGGAAGAGTGAAAAAGCCGCGCTGGACGCCGTCCGCGTGGAACAGGAAAAAATAGAGGCCCTCAAGATTGAAAGCGAACGGGCCAAGCGGATGGGCGACTTGACACGCGCCTCTGAAATCACTTACGGAGAACTGCCGGAGGCCGAACGGGCCCTGGCGGAGGGAAAGGAAAAACTCAACAAGATGCAGAAGGCGGACGGAGGCCTGCTGAAGGAGGAAGTCACGGAGGCGGACATCGCCAAGGTGGTCGCCACCTGGACCGGCATTCCCGCCGCACGCCTGCAGGAAGGGGAACGCGCCAAGCTCGTCCACATGGAGGAACGCCTCGGAGCCCGCGTCATCGGGCAGAAGCAGGCGGTCAAGGCCGTGTCTGACGCCGTGCGCCGTGCCCGTGCGGGGCTTCAGGATGAAAACAGGCCCATCGGCTCCTTCATGTTCCTGGGGCCCACGGGCGTGGGCAAGACGGAACTCAGCAAGGCGCTGGCGGAATTCCTCTTTGACGATGAAAACGCCATGATCCGGATAGACATGTCCGAATACATGGAAAAACACTCCGTAGCCCGGCTTATCGGGGCTCCTCCCGGATACGTGGGCTACGAAGAAGGCGGCCAGCTTTCCGAAGCCGTGCGGCGCCGTCCCTACTGCGTGATTCTGTTTGATGAAATTGAAAAGGCCCATCCGGACGTTTTCAATGTACTTCTCCAGGTTCTGGACGACGGCCGCATTACGGACGGGCAGGGACGTACGGTGGACTTCCGCAACACGGTCATCATCATGACGTCCAACATCGGCAGCCAGTACATCCTCAATGAAATCAACGCGGAACAGCGCGAAGCCAAGGCGATGGAAGCCCTGCGGGGTCACTTCCGCCCGGAATTCCTGAACCGCATTGATGAAATCATCATCTTTGACCGGCTGACGGCGGAAGAACTCAAGGGTATTGTGGACATTCAGCTTCAGCGTGTCCGCAAGCGCTTGGAAGCCAAGGGCCTGTTCCTGCGCATGACTCCAGAGGCTACGGCCCTGGTAGCGGACCACGGCTTTGACCCCGTCTATGGAGCCCGTCCCCTCAAGCGTGCCATCCAGCACGACCTGCTGGACCCCCTCAGCCTTAAACTCCTGGAAGGAGACTTCCCGGAAGGGACGGAAATCGTGGTCCGGGAAAAGGGAGGCAAGCTTGACTTTACCAAGGAAAAGAAATAA
- a CDS encoding putative Ig domain-containing protein produces MTSFFPSLACSVLFLAPMPVFSKEMPSPYPAPESGLRLTPPESPAPLLNEPRLFGARPGSPIQFSVCASGERPMSFAAAKLPPGLKLDKETGIITGKISRPGVYSFPVQASNSHGKTQGTITIRIGQEICLTPPMGWSSWYSYSGGVSQENILKTARLLVNSGLARYGYSYVNIDDCWQGARGGKYRAIQPNKRFPDMKAMCNEIHSLGLKAGIYSSPWMGTYAGYIGGSSPNPQGDYSSLALPENKRPQPDQLFGACPGSKQLGATKVGPVWMVTQDARQWAEWGFDYVKMDWYLIDVPNTERIASDLKKSGRDIVLSVSNSTPFEIAGPISKITNVWRTTGDIEDHWGSLKKIASSQGKWQPYTRPGHWNDPDMLQIGRLGKVGRANTTFEPTRLTPDEQYFQMSFWSIMSAPLIISCDLEHLDDFTRGLLCNREVIAVNQTFYGPAEKVLSANDCEVWVKPLDGTRCAIGFFNTGNQRRTVKVPLSLLKLKSPQNVRDLWKQEDAGTIRQEMNVELNPHGASLFLLDGKK; encoded by the coding sequence ATGACCTCTTTTTTCCCCTCGCTCGCCTGCTCCGTTCTGTTCCTGGCTCCCATGCCCGTTTTCTCCAAGGAAATGCCTTCCCCGTACCCGGCCCCTGAATCCGGGCTGCGCCTGACTCCTCCGGAATCACCGGCTCCCCTCCTGAATGAACCGCGGCTCTTCGGAGCCCGTCCCGGCTCTCCCATCCAGTTCTCCGTCTGCGCCAGCGGAGAACGCCCCATGAGCTTCGCCGCCGCCAAACTTCCTCCAGGGCTGAAGCTGGACAAGGAAACCGGCATCATCACAGGTAAAATCAGCCGCCCGGGAGTTTATTCCTTTCCCGTGCAGGCAAGCAACAGCCACGGCAAAACACAAGGAACCATCACCATCCGCATCGGGCAGGAAATATGCCTGACGCCTCCCATGGGCTGGAGCAGCTGGTATTCCTACAGCGGCGGCGTAAGCCAGGAAAACATCCTGAAAACCGCCCGTCTGCTCGTAAATTCCGGGCTGGCCCGCTACGGCTACAGCTACGTCAACATTGACGATTGCTGGCAGGGCGCCAGAGGCGGCAAGTACCGCGCCATCCAGCCCAACAAGCGCTTTCCGGACATGAAGGCCATGTGCAATGAAATCCACAGCCTCGGACTCAAGGCGGGGATTTATTCCTCCCCGTGGATGGGCACTTATGCCGGCTACATAGGCGGTTCTTCCCCCAATCCCCAGGGAGATTATTCCTCTCTGGCTCTTCCGGAAAACAAACGTCCGCAACCCGACCAGTTGTTTGGCGCCTGCCCGGGGTCCAAACAACTGGGAGCCACCAAGGTCGGCCCCGTATGGATGGTTACCCAGGATGCCCGGCAGTGGGCGGAATGGGGGTTCGATTACGTGAAGATGGACTGGTACCTGATCGACGTACCTAATACGGAGAGAATCGCCTCAGACTTGAAAAAAAGCGGCAGGGATATTGTCCTGAGCGTCTCCAATTCAACCCCGTTTGAAATTGCCGGTCCCATCAGCAAAATAACCAACGTATGGCGCACTACCGGAGATATTGAAGACCATTGGGGCAGCTTGAAAAAAATCGCTTCCTCCCAGGGGAAATGGCAGCCTTACACCAGACCGGGACACTGGAATGATCCCGATATGCTCCAGATCGGCCGGCTGGGCAAAGTCGGGCGTGCGAACACCACTTTCGAACCCACCCGGCTGACTCCGGATGAACAATATTTCCAAATGTCCTTCTGGTCCATTATGTCCGCCCCCCTGATCATTTCATGCGATCTGGAGCATCTGGACGATTTTACCCGGGGCCTCCTGTGCAACAGGGAAGTGATTGCCGTCAACCAGACATTTTACGGACCTGCGGAAAAGGTCTTATCCGCCAATGATTGCGAAGTATGGGTCAAACCATTGGACGGCACCCGGTGCGCCATCGGCTTCTTCAATACGGGCAACCAGCGCCGGACCGTCAAGGTGCCGCTTTCCCTCCTCAAATTGAAATCTCCGCAAAACGTCCGGGACTTGTGGAAACAGGAAGACGCCGGCACCATCCGGCAGGAAATGAATGTGGAACTTAACCCGCACGGGGCGTCCCTGTTTCTTTTGGACGGCAAAAAATAA